ACacaaacccggaccttctcgctcttctcgcacacacccacacacgtaCAGTTACACATTGCGCAAATTcgattaaaataaattagattcacCAGAGCCTTTTAGCTCGCTCCTGGATAAACAAGTTCTCCTCTTAacccactcctggttgaatgacctagttttgtctgGTCCACTCTGGTCCACGTGGTcccaaatatttttatttccaaattctgctcaagtggtaaagtcctaAATCTCACACTAACCAGGTAGACAACTCCATTCATCgtgcagtgaatgaatgaaaccgGAATTATCTACCTTTATGTAACATTACTATGTTAGCTGAGCTTGTGAGACCTGTGTAGACCTTGTccttgcttcaaatcagccaatgagaagagCTGCATAGGACCCACTGGCTAGACAGAAGTGTgtgctgtacacacacattcacatgcagtagttcaccagtccacaacactaCAGGCCAGGACCATCAGAGCTGGGCCCCattgagcagaaacagagacggAGCATCAGACACGACTAACTATTCACACAACAGAAAGTGTCTGCAGAGGAAATTGAgttaatcaaatgaaaaatgtggacatttcattgtggacaaagtttattatttattcacgtatgtgcaacaacattttttgaggcaggaaaacttataaaagctGATAATCCTTccctgcacagcagcgccctctggtggaaCCCCCACTGGCCCCACCATGCAAAGACACCACCATTTAAGGATGGCAGCAGACGGTTCAGCTACAGTGGGACATGGTTCAGTAACGTTATCCTGACCTCTGGGTGTTTTCAGGCTGGTGTGGAGGATCTACgcagacagcagcaggaagacCAGGAGAAAATCCGAGCTTTGGAAAAGCAGGTGAATGCTGTGGACGTCCGTTATCGGCAGGACCTGGACGGGCTGCAGCGGGAGGTGGTGAGTCTGCAAGGATGCTGTGGTACTGTCAAAGATCTCCAAACACGAATCACTGACACTGAAGGCAAGATCAGTTCTGCCTCAGAAAACTTTGATGATCTGTTGAGTCGCCTGAACAAGGAACTCGGCAGAACTGGTAGTAGTGATACTCATGGGTCCAGAGGAGGAGTTTCAGACGGTGGTGGTGGAAAAAGAGGACAAGGGAGGGAGGATATAATGATGGACAGTCTGGACAGTCGTCTGAAGGACCTGGAGCGGCTGGTCAACAATACTATGCAGCAAACTGAACAGAGCTGTTCACACCTGGAGAATGACCTGAAAGACTATTTCCACAGAGAACTGGGAGACGTGAGGAGTGTGTTTCTGGACCGGTTTGACGACCAGGCCGACAGGATCACTGACGTGGAGATAGAAGTGGAGCAGGTGAAAGAGAGGGTGAAGAGCCACGACGAAAGGATGTCGAAGGTGGAAAACAACACCTCCCTGATGAAGTGGAGGCTAGAGGAGTGTGGATGTGGAAGGtttgaaggagaaggaagacaaAGAGGTGACGGAGGAGATGAAGGGGGAGGCTGGGGAGAAGGAGGAACTAAAGGGGGAGAAAGCATGGGAGGTACAGGTGGACGACTCCCTGGGACAacaggacaaagagaaaatacaacTGAGAAATCTCTGGAGTGGAGAGTGGTGGCCAACGAGGACAAGATTCGACATTTCAACACTCAACTCAAAGACCTGTCGGTATCCGGAGACTCGCTGTATGACAAGGTGAGACTCATCATATTATCAGTTAATTATTGGACATATTTAGGTAATGGTTGATGTATTAATTGTAGATTATTATCAACATTTAACTACTAAAGAGCAGCAAACATCAAGACAGACAGACGTTTGGAACCTGCTGTCTGGGTTAATTGTGTTACTGTGTGCGTCAGATGTTAGTTGTGTGTTGACATGTTAACCAACATCCAGGTTTTGGATCTGAGCCATGATGTCCGTAAGATCAAAGCTCTGACCGGAGATCACGGCGAACACTTTAACCGCATCGTGACAGAAGTGGAGATGTTGGGCCATGACTGTGAACTGTGCAGGAAGCTGGAAGATGAGCTGCAGAAGATGAAGAATCAATCCCAGGATGCACTGGGGCAGGTGCAGAGCCAAATCAGCAGAATACAGGTTAGCCTGAAGTCAGAGGGCAATGGCTGCTTCGGGATCTGCTCACGCCTGCAGGACGAAGTCCATCTGCTGAGAAAAGACGTTAGGACCTGCACCAGCTACTGTAAGACTAGTCCAGACACAACCGCAGGTCAGATTATCACTCACCTCCAGTTACTGTAGTTGACCTGTAGATCCTTCTGATAGAGTTCAGACTGAGTTAAAACTGTTTTGATCTCACTAGCATGTTTCTGACTTCATCTGTGTCAGTCGGGGGTTAATGTTCTTAAAGAAGCCTGACTctattcagaaaaacaaatgaagtgcTAATGTAAAAATTTGATGAATCACATGTAAATGGTTTTTAACGTATGTCAACCCTGCAGGTATTTGAGACTCGAGTActatggttatttattttagatgcaCCTTTAGAGATAGAACCACAATACACTTGAACTGATGTGACTGAAGCACTATCTCTCTGACAGCAATGATGGTCTGACTCCTAGACCACTCGTCCACTATTTCCATCGGAAAAGTTCTTCTATTATCAGTGCACTGATCACAACCCATTACTGCCACAGCTGTGGTTGGGTATGATAAAGATACcaagataagataaaatgacAGCCTTAAcctaataataaaatgaataaatcggCTCTGTTAGTTTTCCATTGTATTTGTATGAGAACCACTACAGCATCTTAAACCCTTTAGTCTGAacttagaaaaaaaactcattttgtgAAGGACTAGatgaaaaaaaggttttacatGAGCTGACGAACTCATAATTAAAGTTGTTTGAATTTAAATCCTTGGTAGGTGGTGGCTCTGGTGGTAACAGAGGCGATGGGTCAAGGTTGGATGCTGAGAAGCCTCTTGATGGCCACAGTGTGATTGAAGGCTCCATCAACAATAACCAGCTAAAGACTCTGCAGGGAGAACTTTCTGAAGTCATCCTCACGTTCAGCTCTATCAATGATACTCTAAAAGGACTTGAACACACGGTGCAGAAACATGGCAGTGTCATCACAGACCTCGGTGAGTCCAGCTCAGTACCTCCATTTATCATTTATGCACTGTCTACAGCTAATGTTCAGTGCTTCTCCATCCTAATGGTTACAGGAAACACCAAGGATAAGATCATATCTGAGCTCGACAAAATTCAGGAGGATGTGACGGAGCACATTGAAGACAGCCGTGACCGTCTGGATAGGATTGACCGAGATGTTCGTCGGTTGGAGAGCACAGTTCTGGTGGAGATGGGAGATTGTAAGAGGTCTGGTGAGGGTCTGGAGAAGCGTCTGTCAAAGCTGGAGGGAGTCTGTGGGAGGCTGGATGGAGTCTCCACCTCAATCCAGAACATCAAGGAAGGTGTGGTTCACTGTTGCGGTGCTGTCAACAGACAAAACCTTTTAAATATCCACACTCCATACGTGATGAGTATCTGAAATGATGTCTGAGCCGTCACAAAATAACTGCTATCTACCCAGGCCAGTTTGCTTGTTCCTGGTTTGTGAAAGCTGAAAGCTCCTGTCTCAGAGTAGCACATACCTTCTTGAGATGCTTCTGGTTTAAGTTGAGCTTGTGGACATCACTACACCAACGAATTGGCAGTAGTAACTGTGTGTCATTATTGTTTGGACTCTATCTTACACGTGAATCAAAGTTGATGCAGTGCTGCTAATACCTGGAGAATGAACGCTGACCCAGCTGTGTTGTTACCTGTGCGAAAACGTGGATTTAGGCTTGATCCTTGTGTCTGTGATCACATGAGCACAGTTATATTTGCTTTAATAtgttctttgttctgttttcaggACTGAACCAACATGTGTCAAGTTTATGGACTTGTGTTTCTGGCTTGAACGAGTCAGTTATCCTTCAAGGGGGGATTCTGGACTTTGTTCAGAAGAACCAGGATGATGTCCACAGCAGAATGAAGAACCTGAACTCGAGTCTGAACCACATCCTTAAAGACCTGCAGCGTATCTCTGAACACGACCTGAATGGTGAGCTGGGTTCTTCTCATTTCTTTATTCTTGTACCCACTGACGTGTCAGGACCGGGTTGGTGGACTCTAAAGCAGGGAACGAGGCAGAATCAGAGGTTTTGGAAAAAGAAGTATTTATTGGGTTGAGCCGATAATGGCTGGGAGACTGGTGCTGGTAGGTGAAGGCAGGCAGGTGGGCGATGAAAGATCACAGAAAGGAGTAGTGGAAGCTACAGAACAAAAGATATACAAGTTAGTATTCTGGAGCTTGGAATCGCTACTATGATGCAGACGGAGATCGGCAAAGAGCTGGCGACGTGACTAACTCGCAGCAGTGTCTATAATCCAGCGCTGACTGACTGTGGCTCTGGAACTTAAATGCCCAGCGTtaatcagcagcagctgagggaTCTCCACACCAGTGCAGCAGCTCCCATCTGTAATcaagacccacacacacacacacacccacacacacacacacactaggtAGCAGGGACAGAGGGCATGACATTACGCTTAATTACAGctctgtaaatattaaatatcaaataaagTCATGGTCAGATATTGtacttctgtgttttaatgtcattatGTAAGACTCTGCCTTAGTGGTGTCTTTGTATCTATTGATTCAATTACTTTCAGACACATTCATTGCTTTAGTCATTATGTAAAGTGAAatgtataataaaaacagtttatatAGAGTTCAAATTAAACACATCACACTTTGCGATGTGGCACTGGTGGATTGATAGATGGGGGGTTACagcggttagtaatagaaaagaaatgataaaaGAATGATTAGAGGACAGGAACTTGGTGCCAGACAagagagagagtagaggacatgtcctcagtgcaccgtccccctgcagcctaggcctatagcagcataactaagggatggttaagtccagctctaactataagctttgtcaaaaaggaaagtcttagtcctgaccttaaacgtagagactgtgtctgcctccagaacccaaactgggagctggttccacaggagaggagcctgatagctgaaggctctacctcagCTCTACAAGCTGTTAAAATATCTCTGATCTCTGTGATGTCAATGGACAGAGTCCTGTGCAGAATAACTGGACATGTATCTGAAAATGGTATACGTAGGTTTGCATGACACATGTCAGTGGAGATGCTTAATAGTTCATGTCATTCACAGGACTGCCAGGCCCCCCAGGAGAGAAAGGCTTCAATGGACTGCCAGGCCCCCAGGGGCCACCAGGACCTCCTGGCGCTCAGGGCCTTCCTGGTAGGATAGTCTTGTATCTGtatgaagaaacaaaatgataaaGGGAAATAAATCTGTGCAGAGCAACATACGTCTGTTCACGTCCTCTTTCCTTAATCACTGcaaatcctcacatttaaaagaaaagttgttCACAAATGTCTCACAATATTGACAGATATTACAGACTGAAAAATATAGCtccattttcacattaaaagttaTATTAACGCTGTTGAGAGAAACGTGCGGTTCTGCTGTTGGTTCTTTCTGCCAGTGAGGAACCTTATTTGTTTGGTGATCGTAGACATGTATGTGTTCGTTGTTCCTTCTAATAGATGCTCTCATCTCTTTCAGGTCCAAAAGGTGAAACGGGTAAGTCCTTTTctattaaaatgtttcagtcaTCATCTGTTTGCCTCTGTTCGTAACAGTCCTCTTTGTTTCTGAATTTTTTTAGGTcatcctggttctgatcctcATGTTTCCAGACTGTCCTTCTCTGCTGCCCTCACTGTTCCCATGGACCGAGCAGGAACCATTGTGTTTGACAAAATCTTTGTCAACGAGGGAGATTTCTACAACCCGAGAACAGGTACTGGGAGGGAGAGCAAGTTGTCCTCGATTCATAGGGTTGAGGTTTTACATGTTACCTTCACCAGGCATTCAACTGCAAAATCAGTCTTGATGGTGGGAGCTTGTGTGAATGAAATCAGATTCAGAGCAGTGTTTAGTCCAATTGATTTATTGAACATAAATGACTATATGAACATTAATTTCCACATTATGTCATTGAACCTTGTCTAcctgtatatattgtttttttttctttttaaatgtccttgTTTCctattctttgtttttgtttgtgcttctgtttttttaccTCAGTATCTTATTCTACCGTATTTTattacctcagtattttattccattgtgttttattgtattcaatCCGGACTGCTATGACAACCtgatttcccttcggggatgaataaagtaatcaatcaatcaatcaatctatctatctattcatAGCGTGCTGTCAATCACAGACATGTTTCCTTGTGTTTACCAGATTGTAATTCTGTCTCTTTCAGGTATCTTCACTGCTCCTCTAGATGGACGTTACTACTTCAGTGCTGTCCTGACGGGTCACAAGAATGAAAAAATTGAGGCAGTGCTGTCCAAGTCTAATTATGGCATGGCCCGGGTGGACTCCGGAGGCTACCAGCCTGAAGGCCTGGAGAACAACCCTGTGGCCGAGGCTAAAGTCACGCCAGGCTCTCTGGCAGTTTTCAGCATCATTCTGCCTCTGCAGGTGCGCGACACGGTGTGCATTGACCTGGTGATGGGTAAACTGGCCCACTCCGTGGAACCCCTCACCATCTTCAATGGCATGCTGCTGTATGAAGACATGTGATCGTTCATAGTGACATCTGAGAGGAGCCAAGGCAACCTGAACAATGCAGTTTAATGACCTTTTCACATCTATAAGGCTGAACTaagctttgtgttttatgtcatGCATTTTACCTGGTCAGTTGGTTTCATAGTAAAATTATGAAGGCGCACTAAAGActtttttacatgtttacatctTGTTATCATCACCTCCCTATGCCTTCGCTGGTTGGTTTGGAGCATCTGATGTTAACACTGAATCAACGGAGGCAGTTGAATGAACAGACTTATCGACGCCTGGAAAGTATAATTTTTCTGTGACTGTTGAAAATTTAAGAACCAGTATTTTGCCTTATTCCAGTTTGATTGCTTGCTGGAAAATGTATGTAATTGGTCAAAAAGTTCAAATTATCGAAAAATCactgtcactaaagcagtattgCTAAGCCTGATTCAATTCATGGCTCAGTTTAATTCCAACCAATACCTCTTTGATAATGACCAAATTACAGGTgcttaaacaaactaaaaggaTTAAATGATTACACCAAACAAATTTTTAAAGATCCAAAGGTTAATGATAAACCACAATTGACAACCCCTCAAGTATAAAACCACTTTCTCGTTGAAGAGTGATCTGGACTTATTCCTCTGGTTTACGCTGCAGGAAGGGATTTACTATCAAACTGATTTCCCCAAGTAAACTCACCTTATGTGTTCACAGGATCTGACCTGAGAGCAGCTCTGTGTAAACAAGGATCAGCTGAGGAGTGGTAAACCTGTTTCCTACTGCTGCTTCAAACTTTTGAACAGccaggatgactgagaacaGCCTTTAGAAACACCAAGTCTTTATAGTGAGGTATGAGTGTTGACAAACCAAAGTGCTGTTAGGGTCCTTACAGACTGTTGAGTTAATCATAG
The sequence above is drawn from the Mugil cephalus isolate CIBA_MC_2020 chromosome 3, CIBA_Mcephalus_1.1, whole genome shotgun sequence genome and encodes:
- the LOC125005496 gene encoding EMILIN-1-like, which encodes MGALPPLLLLVLLTCGHAKSSFPLRSSYSLYTGGHAHGGRATSRHRNWCAFVVTKTVSCVVEDGVETYVKPDYHPCSWGSGQCSRVVVYRTYMRPRYKVAYKMVTEMEWKCCHGYSGEDCNNGPVGGAGTQVSTTRPQPGQGAGDSAGSSSGSRPSGRHSGAENEKMRQLEEKVQTLTKNLQDLQSTLNTMNERFQLESNKPGSSGGGTTSGSRNPADAAQPEIKETIHSIQTKLDQLDNRTQAHDKTLVSINNHLVNGKGNDLDGGASGGGLSGARLNSLKEEILRELERRVSLSCSSCQAGVEDLRRQQQEDQEKIRALEKQVNAVDVRYRQDLDGLQREVVSLQGCCGTVKDLQTRITDTEGKISSASENFDDLLSRLNKELGRTGSSDTHGSRGGVSDGGGGKRGQGREDIMMDSLDSRLKDLERLVNNTMQQTEQSCSHLENDLKDYFHRELGDVRSVFLDRFDDQADRITDVEIEVEQVKERVKSHDERMSKVENNTSLMKWRLEECGCGRFEGEGRQRGDGGDEGGGWGEGGTKGGESMGGTGGRLPGTTGQRENTTEKSLEWRVVANEDKIRHFNTQLKDLSVSGDSLYDKVLDLSHDVRKIKALTGDHGEHFNRIVTEVEMLGHDCELCRKLEDELQKMKNQSQDALGQVQSQISRIQVSLKSEGNGCFGICSRLQDEVHLLRKDVRTCTSYCKTSPDTTAGGGSGGNRGDGSRLDAEKPLDGHSVIEGSINNNQLKTLQGELSEVILTFSSINDTLKGLEHTVQKHGSVITDLGNTKDKIISELDKIQEDVTEHIEDSRDRLDRIDRDVRRLESTVLVEMGDCKRSGEGLEKRLSKLEGVCGRLDGVSTSIQNIKEGLNQHVSSLWTCVSGLNESVILQGGILDFVQKNQDDVHSRMKNLNSSLNHILKDLQRISEHDLNGLPGPPGEKGFNGLPGPQGPPGPPGAQGLPGPKGETGHPGSDPHVSRLSFSAALTVPMDRAGTIVFDKIFVNEGDFYNPRTGIFTAPLDGRYYFSAVLTGHKNEKIEAVLSKSNYGMARVDSGGYQPEGLENNPVAEAKVTPGSLAVFSIILPLQVRDTVCIDLVMGKLAHSVEPLTIFNGMLLYEDM